The proteins below come from a single Malus sylvestris chromosome 3, drMalSylv7.2, whole genome shotgun sequence genomic window:
- the LOC126615952 gene encoding GATA transcription factor 11-like, with translation MTAVSADVAKLTKRENISDMDGSLPADGAFNYESILSALDFPMEDIDDSVEDNDWDTKFQDIEPPPNIDQLLGPGIFSYDDEKKHTNLSTPYGHMYQRPQFPSVTCETIRSRVSLRKDGLESIGSCAAQFEPKFEKRTRSKLSRSRRANPIIFSTQFILSTSSNSSASENLYRWDACEFDLEASRTEDTSNTAKRKQKKKTGKLSMDEAGESRETKRCTHCQVTKTPQWREGPLGPKTLCNACGVRYRSGRLLPEYRPAASPTFVASVHSNSHKKVIELRSKSCQGASMGILSSAQ, from the exons ATGACGGCTGTCTCCGCTGACGTCGCCAAGCTAACGAAGCGTGAG AATATTAGTGACATGGATGGTTCTTTGCCCGCCGATGGGGCCTTCAATTACGAGAGCATCCTCAGCGCTCTCGATTTCCCAATGGAAGACATTGATGACAGTGTCGAAGATAACGATTGGGACACGAAGTTCCAAGACATAGAGCCGCCGCCTAACATTGATCAGTTGCTTGGTCCAGGAATTTTTAGTTATGATGACGAAAAGAAACATACCAACCTCTCCACTCCG TATGGACATATGTATCAGCGACCGCAATTCCCAAGTGTTACTTGTGAAACCATCCGCAGCAGAGTTAGCCTTCGCAAAGATGGCCTTGAAAGCATTGGCTCTTGTGCTGCTCAATTTGAGCCCAAATTTGAAAAGCGCACCCGAAGCAAGCTTTCACGAAGCAGGCGTGCAAACCCAATTATTTTCAGTACACAGTTCATCCTCAGTACCTCATCCAATTCCTCTGCCTCTGAAAATTTATATCGTTGGGATGCTTGTGAATTTGACTTAGAAGCCTCTCGCACAGAGGATACATCAAACACTGCcaaaagaaaacagaagaagaaaacGGGAAAGCTCTCCATGGACGAGGCAGGTGAGAGTCGGGAGACTAAAAGATGCACGCATTGTCAAGTGACGAAGACCCCTCAGTGGAGGGAAGGGCCACTAGGACCGAAGACCCTTTGCAATGCATGTGGGGTTCGGTACAGGTCTGGCCGCCTCCTCCCGGAGTACCGCCCTGCAGCAAGCCCTACATTCGTCGCTTCAGTGCATTCAAACTCGCACAAGAAGGTCATCGAGCTGAGAAGCAAGTCTTGCCAGGGGGCGAGTATGGGGATTTTATCGTCGGCCCAGTAG
- the LOC126615948 gene encoding protein-tyrosine sulfotransferase-like isoform X2 has protein sequence MDLTLKFSVLLLLLGFANASPFRNDFGHCERVVKKWASSSLEQEVKEDKHTLGDLLFFLHVPRTGGRTYFHCFLRKLYYNSLECPRSYDKLRFDPRKRHCRLLVTHDDYSMMSKLPRERTSVVTILRDPVDRVFSTYEFSVEVAARFLVHPNLTSATQMARRIRSKTKGVSTLDIWPWKYLVPWMREDLFARRDGQEHKGSGYVQSSDPYNMEEVVMPLHEYINDPIAEEIVHNGETFQVAGLTNNSYLSESHEVRHCVQRYKHLGEHVLEVAKKRLDDMLYVGLTEEHRESATMFANVVGAQVISQLGGSNSSEESAANSNSEQSYSVSDSKSDNNELRDRTPNGKESKIASPDTVEAVKGNMTVGELMEAYEDCISSLRNTQANRRISSLKRISPANFTKQARLQVPEMVLQQIRELNHLDVELYKYAQNIFANQHKRTFGITGVWEGMQNSTYGTGIKVLSLGATLVLLLLAFYVFVNAQRRTSKVKI, from the exons ATGGATCTTACTCTGAAATTCTCTGTCCTGCTGTTGCTTCTCGGATTCG CAAATGCTTCGCCTTTTAGGAATGATTTTGGTCACTGTGAAAGAGTTGTCAAAAAATGGGCTTCTTCTTCACTTGAACAAGAAGTTAAAGAAGACAAACACACACTGGGGGATTTGCTGTTTTTTCTTCATGTCCCCAGAACAGGAGGGCGTACTTATTTCCACTG TTTCTTGAGAAAGTTGTACTACAACTCTCTGGAATGCCCTCGATCTTATGATAAGCTGCGATTTGATCCTAG AAAGCGACATTGCAGGTTGTTGGTTACTCATGATGACTATAGCATGATGTCTAAACTTCCCAGGGAGAGAACATCAGTTGTGACAATACTTAGGGATCCGGTTGACCGTGTTTTTAGTACTTATGAATTTTCAGTAGAGGTAGCTGCTAGGTTTTTGGTACATCCTAATTTAACTTCTGCAACACAAATGGCAAGACGTATACGGTCAAAGACTAAAGGAGTAAGCACGCTGGATATCTGGCCATGGAAATATTTGGTTCCATGGATGAGGGAAGACCTTTTTGCTCGG AGAGATGGTCAAGAGCATAAAGGCTCAGGTTATGTTCAGAGCAGTGACCCGTACAACATGGAGGAAGTTGTGATGCCATTACACGAGTACATTAATGACCCTATAGCTGAAGAAATTGTTCACAACGGAGAAACATTCCAG GTTGCAGGATTGACAAACAACTCCTATCTATCAGAATCACATGAAGTGCGCCATTGCGTACAGAGGTATAAACATCTTGGTGAACATGTCCTGGAAGTCGCAAAG AAGAGGTTGGATGATATGTTATATGTTGGTCTCACTGAGGAGCACAGAGAATCTGCAACCATGTTTGCAAATGTAGTTGGCGCCCAGGTGATTTCACAGCTAGGAGGATCAAATTCTAGCGAGGAGAGTGCTGCTAACAGCAATTCCG AACAGAGCTACTCAGTTTCAGATTCCAAGTCAGATAATAATGAACTTCGG GACAGGACCCCAAATGGAAAGGAAAGTAAGATTGCTTCACCTGACACTGTTGAAGCAGTGAAAGGAAAT ATGACTGTGGGAGAGCTTATGGAAGCTTATGAAGACTGCATTTCTAGTTTACGAAACACCCAAGCGAACCGGCGCATCTCTTCTTTGAAGAGAATCTCCCCTGCAAACTTTACAAAGCAG GCACGGCTCCAGGTACCCGAAATGGTCCTCCAGCAGATAAGGGAACTTAACCATCTTGATGTGGAGCTTTATAAATATGCACAAAATATCTTTGCAAATCAACATAAGCGTACTTTTGGCATCACA GGAGTTTGGGAGGGGATGCAGAACAGCACATATGGCACGGGCATAAAAGTCCTCTCGTTAGGCGCGACTCTTGTTTTACTTCTTTTGGCCTTCTATGTATTTGTTAACGCCCAAAGAAGAACGTCAAAAGTCAAAATATGA
- the LOC126615948 gene encoding protein-tyrosine sulfotransferase-like isoform X1 produces MDLTLKFSVLLLLLGFGCYSWGSYNSSTPSVSANASPFRNDFGHCERVVKKWASSSLEQEVKEDKHTLGDLLFFLHVPRTGGRTYFHCFLRKLYYNSLECPRSYDKLRFDPRKRHCRLLVTHDDYSMMSKLPRERTSVVTILRDPVDRVFSTYEFSVEVAARFLVHPNLTSATQMARRIRSKTKGVSTLDIWPWKYLVPWMREDLFARRDGQEHKGSGYVQSSDPYNMEEVVMPLHEYINDPIAEEIVHNGETFQVAGLTNNSYLSESHEVRHCVQRYKHLGEHVLEVAKKRLDDMLYVGLTEEHRESATMFANVVGAQVISQLGGSNSSEESAANSNSEQSYSVSDSKSDNNELRDRTPNGKESKIASPDTVEAVKGNMTVGELMEAYEDCISSLRNTQANRRISSLKRISPANFTKQARLQVPEMVLQQIRELNHLDVELYKYAQNIFANQHKRTFGITGVWEGMQNSTYGTGIKVLSLGATLVLLLLAFYVFVNAQRRTSKVKI; encoded by the exons ATGGATCTTACTCTGAAATTCTCTGTCCTGCTGTTGCTTCTCGGATTCG GATGCTATTCTTGGGGTTCTTATAACTCATCCACACCTTCTGTATCAGCAAATGCTTCGCCTTTTAGGAATGATTTTGGTCACTGTGAAAGAGTTGTCAAAAAATGGGCTTCTTCTTCACTTGAACAAGAAGTTAAAGAAGACAAACACACACTGGGGGATTTGCTGTTTTTTCTTCATGTCCCCAGAACAGGAGGGCGTACTTATTTCCACTG TTTCTTGAGAAAGTTGTACTACAACTCTCTGGAATGCCCTCGATCTTATGATAAGCTGCGATTTGATCCTAG AAAGCGACATTGCAGGTTGTTGGTTACTCATGATGACTATAGCATGATGTCTAAACTTCCCAGGGAGAGAACATCAGTTGTGACAATACTTAGGGATCCGGTTGACCGTGTTTTTAGTACTTATGAATTTTCAGTAGAGGTAGCTGCTAGGTTTTTGGTACATCCTAATTTAACTTCTGCAACACAAATGGCAAGACGTATACGGTCAAAGACTAAAGGAGTAAGCACGCTGGATATCTGGCCATGGAAATATTTGGTTCCATGGATGAGGGAAGACCTTTTTGCTCGG AGAGATGGTCAAGAGCATAAAGGCTCAGGTTATGTTCAGAGCAGTGACCCGTACAACATGGAGGAAGTTGTGATGCCATTACACGAGTACATTAATGACCCTATAGCTGAAGAAATTGTTCACAACGGAGAAACATTCCAG GTTGCAGGATTGACAAACAACTCCTATCTATCAGAATCACATGAAGTGCGCCATTGCGTACAGAGGTATAAACATCTTGGTGAACATGTCCTGGAAGTCGCAAAG AAGAGGTTGGATGATATGTTATATGTTGGTCTCACTGAGGAGCACAGAGAATCTGCAACCATGTTTGCAAATGTAGTTGGCGCCCAGGTGATTTCACAGCTAGGAGGATCAAATTCTAGCGAGGAGAGTGCTGCTAACAGCAATTCCG AACAGAGCTACTCAGTTTCAGATTCCAAGTCAGATAATAATGAACTTCGG GACAGGACCCCAAATGGAAAGGAAAGTAAGATTGCTTCACCTGACACTGTTGAAGCAGTGAAAGGAAAT ATGACTGTGGGAGAGCTTATGGAAGCTTATGAAGACTGCATTTCTAGTTTACGAAACACCCAAGCGAACCGGCGCATCTCTTCTTTGAAGAGAATCTCCCCTGCAAACTTTACAAAGCAG GCACGGCTCCAGGTACCCGAAATGGTCCTCCAGCAGATAAGGGAACTTAACCATCTTGATGTGGAGCTTTATAAATATGCACAAAATATCTTTGCAAATCAACATAAGCGTACTTTTGGCATCACA GGAGTTTGGGAGGGGATGCAGAACAGCACATATGGCACGGGCATAAAAGTCCTCTCGTTAGGCGCGACTCTTGTTTTACTTCTTTTGGCCTTCTATGTATTTGTTAACGCCCAAAGAAGAACGTCAAAAGTCAAAATATGA